The following are from one region of the Anaeropeptidivorans aminofermentans genome:
- a CDS encoding M20/M25/M40 family metallo-hydrolase, producing the protein MISKQRLLDRFVEMVQVDSPSREEKPMADWLMNYLKNKGIEATIDDAGSKYGGNSGNIVAYIPGKPGEMPLCFAAHMDQISPCKGVKPQIDGDIVRSDGTTTLGADDKGGIAAILEALEDVLEENAEHRDIYLLFTVSEEIGMHGVKHFDANRLPCKDIIVLDAGGATGTIAYKAPAQMKIKATFHGVKAHAGIEPEKGINAIVVASNAISKMRIGRIDSTTTSNIGRIEGGDATNIVTDEVYFTAEIRAHDSARLKEELSYMEKCCLDAAAQYGVSCDFHSEESYPSFELDMNSPLFAMTVKAHEDAGVKPEPVVIGGGSDANILAKQGYRSAIISLGMYDVHTVNEYLNVEDCYKAAQVCSNLMKL; encoded by the coding sequence ATGATTTCAAAACAACGGCTACTTGACAGATTTGTGGAGATGGTACAGGTAGACAGTCCCAGCCGTGAAGAAAAACCCATGGCGGATTGGCTTATGAATTATCTGAAAAACAAAGGCATTGAAGCTACTATTGATGATGCCGGTTCTAAATACGGCGGAAACTCTGGAAATATTGTTGCTTATATCCCCGGTAAGCCTGGAGAAATGCCTTTATGCTTTGCTGCCCACATGGACCAAATTTCTCCCTGTAAAGGCGTTAAACCCCAAATAGACGGAGACATTGTAAGAAGCGACGGAACAACCACCTTAGGTGCCGACGATAAAGGCGGCATTGCAGCTATATTAGAGGCCCTTGAGGACGTTTTAGAGGAAAATGCCGAACATAGAGACATTTACCTTCTCTTTACCGTTTCCGAGGAAATCGGTATGCATGGGGTTAAGCATTTTGACGCCAACAGGCTTCCCTGCAAGGATATTATTGTTCTTGATGCAGGCGGAGCAACCGGAACCATCGCTTACAAAGCGCCTGCTCAAATGAAAATCAAGGCCACTTTCCACGGCGTAAAGGCCCACGCAGGCATTGAGCCGGAAAAAGGCATCAATGCCATCGTTGTTGCATCTAATGCCATCAGTAAAATGCGTATCGGCCGTATCGATTCTACTACTACGTCAAATATCGGCCGCATTGAAGGCGGAGACGCAACCAACATCGTTACAGATGAAGTATATTTTACTGCAGAAATCAGAGCCCATGACTCTGCCCGCCTTAAAGAGGAGCTTTCCTATATGGAAAAATGCTGTCTTGACGCCGCGGCTCAGTACGGTGTTTCCTGTGATTTTCATAGTGAAGAGTCTTATCCTTCTTTCGAGTTAGATATGAATAGCCCTCTCTTTGCTATGACAGTAAAAGCTCATGAAGATGCTGGGGTTAAGCCCGAACCTGTAGTCATCGGCGGAGGAAGCGATGCAAATATTCTGGCAAAGCAAGGCTACCGCAGCGCCATTATCAGCTTAGGGATGTACGATGTTCACACAGTAAATGAATACCTGAATGTTGAAGATTGCTATAAGGCTGCTCAGGTATGCAGCAATTTAATGAAACTTTAG
- a CDS encoding cytochrome b5 domain-containing protein — protein MEERRRYFKKINDSLAEMNSTINYLYKATNTYAKNRLLSKLQNNISDLLVLTQSMEISENTGENAGENADGAGRFFTLAELMQYNGRDGSPPYVAINGVVYDVSDARSWVRGMHHGMMAGRDITKAFESCHMDESVLSKLKIVGKIRND, from the coding sequence ATGGAAGAGCGTCGGAGATATTTTAAAAAGATAAATGACAGTTTGGCCGAGATGAATAGTACCATAAATTATCTTTACAAGGCCACCAATACTTATGCTAAAAACAGGCTTCTAAGTAAACTTCAAAATAATATATCTGATTTATTAGTATTAACCCAAAGCATGGAGATAAGCGAAAATACAGGCGAAAATGCAGGTGAAAACGCTGATGGAGCCGGTAGGTTTTTTACGCTTGCGGAACTTATGCAATATAACGGAAGAGACGGAAGTCCGCCTTATGTAGCGATAAACGGAGTCGTATATGATGTTTCTGATGCCAGATCATGGGTAAGAGGAATGCATCACGGTATGATGGCAGGAAGGGATATAACAAAGGCATTTGAATCCTGTCATATGGATGAGAGTGTGTTGAGCAAATTAAAGATAGTTGGGAAGATAAGGAATGACTAA
- a CDS encoding hydrogenase small subunit encodes MTKNNFCLNYSMRQRTALTLVNMAAKAAGDNTIKKRNLIWMELTGCAGNIISLLDGANPDFKDMITRVSNLVFENSLMASQGEAAMEKLYSMKGKDYILAVEGAVSTKNNGFYNTIGRYKGRSVTAYEAIKEFGEDAAYVIAVGTCASDGGISAARPNPGECVGIQNLLKRKVIKLLGCPCNPDWFMGTLSYITLFGEPELDEFNRPLMFYGTLIHDICPRRPYFEQGIFAEKFGEKTCMFRLGCRGPVTSTDCPTRRWNERVNWPIGDDSNCIGCAMFGFPDKMEPFVKYDS; translated from the coding sequence ATGACTAAAAATAATTTCTGTTTGAATTATTCAATGAGGCAAAGGACAGCCCTTACTCTTGTCAATATGGCGGCGAAAGCTGCAGGCGATAATACGATTAAGAAAAGAAATTTAATATGGATGGAGCTTACAGGCTGCGCCGGAAATATAATATCTCTTCTTGATGGTGCCAATCCTGATTTTAAGGACATGATAACGAGAGTGTCAAATTTAGTGTTTGAAAACAGCCTTATGGCTTCTCAGGGAGAGGCGGCCATGGAAAAGCTCTACAGCATGAAAGGAAAGGATTATATCCTTGCCGTGGAAGGCGCTGTTTCTACAAAAAATAATGGTTTTTACAATACAATCGGAAGATATAAAGGCAGGTCTGTAACGGCATATGAAGCAATAAAGGAATTTGGAGAGGATGCGGCTTATGTTATTGCCGTAGGAACCTGTGCTTCTGACGGGGGAATTTCTGCCGCAAGGCCCAATCCCGGAGAATGCGTAGGAATACAAAATCTGCTTAAAAGAAAGGTGATTAAGCTTTTGGGATGCCCCTGCAACCCAGACTGGTTTATGGGAACGCTTTCATATATTACGCTTTTCGGGGAGCCGGAGCTTGACGAGTTTAACAGGCCCCTTATGTTCTACGGTACTTTAATACATGATATATGCCCAAGAAGACCCTATTTTGAACAGGGAATATTTGCAGAAAAGTTTGGAGAAAAAACATGTATGTTCAGGCTTGGGTGCAGAGGCCCCGTAACAAGTACAGACTGCCCTACAAGAAGATGGAATGAAAGGGTAAACTGGCCTATAGGTGACGATTCGAATTGCATAGGCTGCGCAATGTTCGGATTTCCCGATAAGATGGAGCCTTTTGTTAAATATGACAGTTAA
- the hisS gene encoding histidine--tRNA ligase — MKIGTVKGTSDYLPNEVILREFIQNSILETYKINGFERIMTPAIEDIENLDKSDGGDNLNLIFKILKRGEKLNSAIENAQFNELSDMGLRYDLTLPLSRYFANNRQNLTLPFKCIQIDKVYRAERPQKGRMRELVQCDIDIIGSDSVYCEIELINVTAKALLAIGLKNFKVRINDRNILRNILLSIGFKQDELESVCITFDKLDKIGINGIKAELSEKGASEESINALSSILRKLPLSLDYIKSISSQKDSINNLQEIINKITLLSENKYTIEFDLSLVRGQGYYTGTVFEIESSDFNSSIAGGGRYDNLIGKFLNEKIPAVGFSIGFERIFHILKDNRFYIPNARKKIAVFFENNFLEANKKADKLRNDYDVTLFEKPKKLSKFLNSLLEMGFYGFFVYGQSEEIKILN, encoded by the coding sequence ATGAAAATCGGAACAGTAAAAGGCACAAGTGATTATTTACCCAATGAGGTTATTTTAAGAGAATTTATACAAAATAGTATTTTAGAGACTTACAAAATAAACGGTTTTGAAAGAATTATGACCCCTGCAATTGAAGACATTGAGAATCTGGATAAAAGCGACGGCGGAGATAATCTTAATCTGATATTTAAAATACTGAAACGGGGCGAAAAATTAAACAGCGCAATCGAAAACGCCCAATTCAATGAACTTTCTGATATGGGGTTAAGATATGACCTTACGTTACCTTTAAGCAGGTATTTTGCAAATAATAGGCAAAACTTGACATTACCTTTTAAATGCATTCAGATTGACAAAGTTTATAGGGCAGAAAGACCTCAAAAAGGCCGTATGCGAGAGCTTGTGCAATGCGATATTGATATTATCGGTTCCGATTCTGTTTATTGTGAAATAGAGCTGATAAACGTTACCGCAAAAGCATTGCTTGCGATAGGCTTAAAAAACTTTAAAGTACGAATAAATGACAGAAATATATTAAGAAACATTCTGCTTTCTATCGGCTTTAAACAAGATGAGTTGGAAAGTGTATGCATTACTTTTGATAAGCTGGATAAAATCGGCATTAACGGCATAAAAGCCGAGCTATCTGAAAAAGGAGCCAGCGAAGAAAGCATTAACGCCCTAAGTTCCATATTAAGAAAGCTTCCCCTATCCCTTGATTATATTAAATCAATATCTTCACAAAAAGACAGCATAAATAATCTCCAAGAGATTATAAATAAAATAACGCTTTTATCTGAAAATAAATATACCATAGAATTCGATTTGTCTTTAGTTAGAGGGCAGGGATACTATACCGGAACAGTTTTTGAAATTGAAAGCAGCGACTTTAACAGTTCAATCGCCGGCGGCGGAAGATACGATAACCTCATTGGAAAATTTCTAAATGAAAAAATCCCCGCCGTAGGCTTTTCCATTGGCTTTGAGAGAATTTTCCATATTCTAAAGGATAATCGTTTTTATATTCCAAATGCCAGAAAGAAAATCGCCGTCTTCTTTGAAAATAATTTTCTTGAAGCAAATAAAAAAGCCGATAAATTACGCAATGATTATGACGTTACCTTATTTGAAAAGCCTAAAAAGCTTAGTAAATTTCTAAATTCACTTTTGGAAATGGGATTCTACGGTTTCTTTGTTTACGGTCAATCAGAAGAAATAAAGATATTAAACTAA
- a CDS encoding nickel-dependent hydrogenase large subunit — protein MKETKRVIINPVTRINGFMGIDATIDNRNIVSDAKTEGLLFRGFEKMLEGRSPFDAVYFTQRICGICSTAHSMASTLALESALGITASQQGRYLRDFIHGCEFLQNHLRHFYQYTIPGFIRLPPENTLFEADHNDFRLPQNKNDVIVKHYFESMEMSRSAHTMLAILGGKAPHNHGVFIGGITTQATPEKIVHMRSILESINKFIKEIMIPDTYTIAEYYKDYFKNGGGYGNLLSFGCFDRYEELGTLYLEPLEYSDGRTRPLNPKEITENIYSSWYKAKSESYTPFETITDEDIHKKEAYSWVKAPRYSGLPYETGPLARMWLSGEYRNGISTMDRTIARTLEAKKITEIMLILLDNLIPDTFVQDVYQVPESAYGEGLIDTTRGALGHWIKIEGGLISFYQIITPSAWNLSTRCHNNLPGPGEKAMIGTKIRLFDAPVELGRIIRSFDPCISCATHVYSKGNLIKTIRVVP, from the coding sequence GTGAAAGAAACGAAGCGAGTTATAATCAATCCTGTTACACGCATAAACGGCTTTATGGGAATAGATGCTACGATTGATAACAGAAATATTGTTTCTGACGCAAAAACCGAAGGGCTTCTTTTCAGAGGCTTTGAGAAAATGCTTGAAGGCAGAAGCCCTTTTGATGCGGTTTATTTTACCCAGAGGATATGCGGCATTTGTTCAACTGCCCATTCCATGGCGTCAACCCTTGCGCTGGAAAGTGCGCTGGGCATTACGGCGTCTCAGCAGGGGAGATATTTAAGAGACTTTATACATGGCTGTGAATTTCTTCAAAATCATCTAAGGCATTTTTATCAGTATACCATTCCTGGGTTTATAAGGCTTCCGCCGGAGAATACGCTTTTTGAGGCGGACCACAATGATTTCAGGCTCCCTCAAAACAAAAATGATGTCATAGTAAAGCATTATTTTGAATCTATGGAAATGAGCAGAAGCGCCCATACAATGCTCGCCATTTTAGGAGGAAAGGCTCCCCATAACCATGGGGTTTTCATAGGGGGCATTACTACCCAGGCAACGCCTGAAAAAATAGTCCATATGCGTTCAATTCTTGAAAGTATAAATAAGTTCATTAAAGAAATCATGATTCCGGACACCTATACAATAGCCGAATATTATAAGGATTATTTTAAAAATGGCGGCGGCTATGGAAACTTGTTAAGCTTTGGCTGCTTCGACAGATATGAGGAGCTTGGGACCCTTTATTTAGAACCGCTTGAGTATAGTGACGGAAGGACAAGACCCCTTAACCCCAAAGAAATTACAGAAAACATATACTCTTCATGGTATAAAGCAAAAAGTGAAAGTTATACGCCGTTTGAAACCATAACAGATGAAGATATACATAAAAAAGAAGCTTATTCATGGGTAAAGGCGCCGAGATATAGCGGCCTTCCTTATGAAACAGGGCCATTGGCAAGAATGTGGCTATCGGGAGAGTATCGAAACGGCATCTCTACCATGGACCGCACCATAGCAAGGACTCTTGAGGCTAAAAAGATAACGGAGATTATGCTTATTCTTTTAGATAATCTTATCCCCGACACATTTGTTCAGGATGTATATCAGGTGCCTGAATCGGCCTATGGAGAAGGGCTTATAGATACCACAAGAGGAGCTTTAGGCCATTGGATAAAAATAGAAGGAGGCCTAATTTCCTTTTATCAGATTATTACTCCTTCTGCATGGAATCTTTCTACCAGATGCCATAATAATCTGCCGGGGCCCGGAGAAAAGGCCATGATAGGAACAAAAATACGCCTGTTTGACGCGCCTGTAGAGCTTGGAAGAATAATACGCTCCTTTGACCCTTGCATATCCTGTGCAACCCATGTTTATTCAAAAGGAAATTTAATAAAAACCATAAGGGTGGTACCATGA
- a CDS encoding response regulator transcription factor, whose protein sequence is MDYKILVVEDDLNINQVICEYLKDSYFIPTPAYDGKAALDIIENNESIDLFILDIMLPNITGLELLKTVKNDLRHKEKPVMILTAIADEYTQLESFNHLADDYVTKPFSPKVLIKRVQALLRRSVKTSGRIELGDIMLDTDAFEAYEKDKKLNLTLREFELLLFFTSNPKKALSRQQILNQVWGYDYYGDERIVDVHIKNLRKKLDSDIIATVKGIGYKLELSVLSNACCKQRGGVI, encoded by the coding sequence ATGGATTATAAAATATTGGTGGTGGAAGATGACCTGAACATCAATCAAGTCATCTGTGAATACCTGAAGGACAGCTATTTCATTCCAACTCCTGCCTATGACGGAAAAGCTGCGCTGGATATAATTGAGAACAATGAATCAATTGATTTATTTATTTTAGATATTATGCTGCCCAATATTACAGGGCTTGAATTATTAAAAACCGTTAAAAATGACTTGCGGCATAAAGAAAAGCCTGTCATGATATTAACGGCAATTGCTGATGAATATACTCAGCTGGAAAGCTTTAACCATTTGGCTGACGATTATGTGACAAAGCCCTTTTCGCCAAAGGTGTTAATAAAAAGAGTACAGGCTCTATTGCGGCGCAGCGTAAAGACCTCAGGGCGAATCGAGCTGGGTGATATTATGCTGGATACGGATGCTTTTGAAGCCTATGAAAAAGACAAAAAGCTGAACCTAACCTTACGTGAGTTTGAGCTGTTATTGTTTTTTACCTCCAATCCCAAGAAGGCTTTGAGCCGGCAGCAAATACTGAATCAGGTATGGGGCTATGACTATTACGGAGACGAACGTATTGTGGATGTCCATATTAAAAACCTGCGAAAGAAGCTGGATTCTGATATCATTGCAACAGTCAAGGGCATAGGTTATAAACTGGAACTATCCGTCTTATCCAATGCCTGCTGCAAACAAAGAGGCGGTGTAATATGA
- a CDS encoding hydrogenase maturation protease, with the protein MRKLLVIGIGSMIMKDDGIGSRVVEAIKDRLKEYDIEAVVGETDFNYCFGRISLEDFVIIIDASYHEIKPGTLSIMTLEEALQYRSKLRTQHEFSLLDMIDQNLPEVKGYFIGIEVAEIGFGFELSKTLNENFRNICDSVLEEIIKIKEEN; encoded by the coding sequence ATGAGAAAATTATTAGTAATAGGAATAGGAAGCATGATTATGAAAGACGACGGCATAGGCTCCAGGGTAGTAGAAGCAATTAAGGACCGTCTTAAAGAATATGACATTGAAGCGGTAGTAGGGGAGACAGATTTTAATTACTGCTTTGGAAGGATTTCCTTGGAGGATTTTGTTATTATCATAGACGCCTCCTATCACGAGATAAAGCCGGGGACCTTAAGCATCATGACCTTAGAAGAAGCCCTTCAATACCGGAGTAAGCTGAGAACTCAGCATGAATTTAGCTTGCTTGACATGATAGATCAGAACCTGCCGGAAGTTAAAGGCTATTTTATAGGCATAGAAGTGGCGGAAATCGGTTTTGGCTTTGAGCTTAGCAAAACACTGAATGAGAATTTCCGCAATATATGTGATTCTGTACTTGAAGAGATTATAAAAATTAAGGAGGAAAATTAA
- a CDS encoding sensor histidine kinase encodes MRLKRGGIALKTFLFSLSLTIFVVVISFAFLYILLPKYYLKTKFDTLEKNAVILAKSLANTQSEDSVRPVLQDFIMVNNTDVFTYDSKGEILMDLSTPFITFDQEGMPLNVKIIQWDESYEAKLSENPSSDESALFKVQIQDIHSAVENSNEDSENLSIAIKDDYVANPQEIYPSDSKFISIASPIQSMAPAPTMFYKTYTINSSLVASVSVSTTFQPIGEATGVIFSLMPYVLIISVFISLLASYFFSSRLTKPIVKIANAADKMSRMEDNAYSNVCTDDELGLLSQNLDNMYRSLCENINSLRYEMNKVAQMERSKADFMRSAGHELKTPIAALSGIVEGMMDNIGVYKNREKYLAECKMLINTLSSMVSEILNASRADTAISDSEYEFFDLDTLVSQAMGQYLVPARNKRLHINFEGNSFQVKTSRELLYYSISNILSNAVKYTPENGSIYIRYDKVKGRCRLAIENDTDRFITNDETEQWFEAFYTPEYSRNKSKSGTGLGLYIVKRNLEMLEIDYEAYAINNIQQNNNSITGNGFGLALYFDIQS; translated from the coding sequence ATGAGGCTTAAAAGAGGCGGCATTGCCCTAAAGACATTTTTATTTTCTCTCTCCCTCACCATATTCGTTGTAGTGATTTCTTTTGCTTTTTTATATATATTGCTGCCAAAATATTATTTAAAAACAAAGTTTGATACCCTTGAGAAAAATGCGGTTATCCTGGCTAAAAGTTTGGCAAATACCCAGTCTGAAGATAGCGTAAGGCCTGTATTACAAGATTTTATAATGGTTAATAACACTGACGTTTTCACGTACGACTCAAAGGGTGAAATACTCATGGACCTTTCCACTCCATTTATTACATTTGACCAGGAGGGCATGCCCCTAAATGTCAAAATTATTCAGTGGGATGAGAGCTATGAGGCCAAACTTTCGGAGAATCCATCTTCTGACGAAAGTGCCCTCTTTAAAGTACAAATTCAAGACATCCATTCTGCTGTCGAGAATAGCAACGAAGATTCTGAAAACCTTTCCATTGCTATTAAAGATGATTATGTTGCGAACCCCCAGGAGATATATCCAAGTGACAGCAAATTTATTTCTATTGCATCTCCAATACAGAGCATGGCTCCGGCGCCTACCATGTTTTATAAAACCTATACAATCAACAGCAGCTTGGTTGCATCTGTTTCTGTCAGCACTACTTTTCAGCCGATTGGCGAGGCAACCGGTGTAATATTCTCTTTGATGCCATATGTACTCATTATCAGCGTGTTTATTTCACTTCTGGCTTCCTACTTCTTTTCATCAAGGCTTACAAAGCCAATTGTCAAGATTGCAAATGCTGCCGATAAAATGAGCCGCATGGAGGACAATGCTTATTCCAATGTCTGTACAGATGATGAGCTGGGTTTGCTTTCGCAAAATCTAGATAATATGTATAGAAGCCTTTGTGAAAACATTAATAGCTTAAGGTATGAGATGAATAAAGTGGCGCAAATGGAACGGTCCAAGGCAGATTTCATGCGTTCGGCAGGCCATGAGCTTAAGACGCCGATTGCGGCACTTTCAGGCATTGTAGAAGGCATGATGGATAATATCGGTGTTTATAAGAACAGGGAAAAATACTTGGCAGAATGCAAAATGCTCATTAACACACTGTCATCTATGGTCTCGGAAATTCTTAATGCATCCAGAGCGGATACGGCTATTTCAGATTCAGAATATGAGTTTTTTGATTTGGATACCTTAGTTTCTCAGGCAATGGGCCAGTATCTGGTGCCTGCCAGAAATAAAAGGCTTCATATTAATTTTGAGGGGAATAGCTTTCAAGTAAAGACCTCCAGAGAGCTTTTGTATTACTCTATATCCAATATTCTGTCAAATGCAGTAAAATATACGCCAGAGAACGGCAGCATTTACATTCGCTACGATAAAGTTAAAGGGCGCTGCCGGCTGGCCATTGAAAATGATACAGACAGATTTATAACGAATGATGAAACCGAGCAGTGGTTTGAGGCATTCTACACGCCTGAATATAGCCGTAATAAATCAAAAAGCGGCACAGGGTTAGGCTTATACATTGTAAAACGGAATCTGGAAATGCTGGAAATAGATTACGAAGCCTATGCTATAAATAATATACAGCAAAATAATAATTCCATTACAGGCAATGGCTTTGGTTTGGCACTTTACTTCGATATACAAAGTTGA
- a CDS encoding ABC transporter substrate-binding protein: MKKITSAFLAAMIAIQLTGCSQAASGSKPAASSPGQIESESAQTNLSELNEEINGEITVSSYQSMSYESFLKEAAEKFEKKYPGTKVNIDSLQKMPEIKTMEKDGVSLAVATIEEDPQAESDYIFKVSNDIMSGAGADIYAMDILPYLKYAKGGYLEDLAPYMEDDPEFNFSEYKQNVIDAVKYNGKQLIMPLDYSFNLFTYNKDIIPEGKEALFPNKDLFSLSDIINTGKQELDNGSYAAEDEVKILNFEKTQLFRTLFEDSYKRFVNHENNTADFNSQSFINLLQSVQEISDSGYINEDYFSGNAHQDITFEQIQTMMSKLYLFSFDGSYSLLRFIADNKPEIFYNSISSTSENSELLGIKTNEDQNVEGTYFHLLGMNANSKNKQTAWAFIKFLLSEEMQNSNNLFSTPVHNGARAEKARLEVLGELHYSPEQRTNQEMTEEQKAVYDEYLSLLEAYSDMINAYTPIDTKIWQIVQDECEPYFKGNKTAEQVAEAIQGRVNLYMNE, translated from the coding sequence ATGAAAAAAATAACATCTGCTTTTTTAGCTGCAATGATTGCAATTCAATTGACAGGCTGTTCACAGGCTGCATCAGGCAGCAAACCTGCGGCAAGTTCACCCGGGCAAATAGAATCAGAGTCAGCACAAACCAACCTTAGCGAACTTAATGAGGAAATAAATGGAGAAATTACAGTTTCAAGCTACCAAAGCATGTCATATGAGAGCTTTCTGAAAGAAGCTGCCGAAAAGTTTGAAAAGAAGTACCCGGGTACCAAAGTCAATATAGACTCACTCCAGAAAATGCCGGAAATAAAAACTATGGAAAAAGACGGTGTGTCACTTGCAGTAGCTACAATTGAGGAGGATCCCCAGGCGGAGAGCGATTATATATTTAAAGTCAGCAATGATATTATGAGCGGCGCCGGTGCTGATATTTATGCCATGGATATCCTTCCCTACCTCAAGTATGCTAAGGGAGGCTATTTAGAAGATTTGGCGCCCTATATGGAAGATGACCCTGAGTTCAACTTCTCTGAATATAAGCAAAATGTAATAGATGCAGTCAAGTATAACGGCAAACAGCTGATAATGCCGTTGGATTACTCCTTTAACCTGTTTACATATAATAAAGATATTATACCGGAGGGTAAGGAAGCACTATTTCCAAATAAAGACCTGTTTTCCCTAAGCGATATTATTAATACAGGAAAGCAGGAACTGGACAATGGTTCCTATGCGGCAGAAGATGAAGTAAAGATTTTAAACTTTGAAAAAACGCAGCTATTTCGTACTTTGTTTGAGGATTCCTATAAAAGGTTCGTTAATCACGAAAATAATACTGCAGATTTTAATTCTCAGTCTTTTATAAATTTATTACAATCTGTTCAAGAAATATCGGACAGCGGCTATATCAATGAAGATTATTTCAGCGGCAATGCGCATCAGGATATTACCTTTGAGCAAATACAGACAATGATGTCAAAACTCTACCTTTTTAGTTTTGACGGCAGTTATAGCTTACTGCGGTTTATAGCCGACAACAAACCTGAGATTTTCTACAACTCAATAAGCAGCACATCAGAAAACAGTGAATTGTTAGGCATTAAAACCAATGAGGACCAGAATGTTGAAGGCACATATTTTCATCTTCTCGGGATGAACGCCAACTCTAAAAATAAACAAACAGCATGGGCATTTATCAAATTTTTACTGAGTGAAGAGATGCAAAATTCCAATAACCTCTTCTCAACTCCGGTACACAACGGAGCAAGAGCGGAAAAGGCACGGCTTGAGGTATTAGGAGAATTGCATTATTCGCCGGAACAACGCACCAACCAGGAGATGACAGAGGAGCAAAAGGCAGTATATGACGAATACCTCTCATTACTTGAAGCTTATTCCGACATGATTAACGCCTATACACCTATAGATACAAAAAT